The window TTAATTGACAGCATTTGCGAAGATGTCACATTAAAAGAAGCCGTTAAGGCTTTTGAAAAAATCTATATATCAAAGATTTTAGATCAATGTGGAGGCAACATGACTATTGCAGCGAAACAATTGGGGGTGCACCGCTCAAATTTATATAAGACTATAAATAGAATCAATGCGTAGCGGTAACGCTACGTATTGTATATTATTCGCTTCACTCTCGTGTGAATAACGCTACAGAGCTAATCATGGTGATAAACTTATAGAAGAATGCATGCCTTGAATTTATTCGAACTGGTGGGATTAGGTGAATTTTTACAAACATGGCATGATAATTGCTTTTTACTTAATTTAGATGTGTGAATAACATTAACCTCATATCAAGTAACCGCTATTTTTATGGAACGGAAGGTAAATGATATGTCAACTGGAACACGGTTAATGATTGCAATGTACATAATTGTATTTGGCGGCAGTTCCGCATACACAATGATACGTACTTTGAAAAATAACGAATCAGGAACAAAGGAATAACAAAGGAATTAAGATTTAGACACAAGGAAAGTGTTAGTTAATGAAAATGGAAAATGAAAGGTGCTGAAATTATGCTGACTTTAAACGGTAGAACAGCAATGATCACGGGAGGTGCATCAGGAATTGGTTTTGCTATAGCAACCGATTTTCTTAAAAATGGTATGCGGGTGGCATTAGTTGATATCTGTCAAGATGCTGTTATGAAAGCAGAAAAAGACCTGAAGGAAATAAGTCTTGATGTGGCAGGCTTTGAATGTGACATCAGTGACAATGACAGCATTTCATCTGTAATCGCTCGTATTGTCGAAAGATTTAAGGGAATTGACGTGATTGTAAATTGCGCAGGGATATTGAGTTCCGAATCAATTCAGAACACGAAAAGAGAAACCTGGGATAAAATTTTATCCGTTAATCTCAGCGGAACTTTTTTTGTTACTCAGCAGGCCATACCCCACTTGGAAAAAAGCCTTAATCCAAGGATTATAAATATTTCTTCAGTCGCAGGCCGTATGGGTGGCTTTCAAACATCTTTGGCGTATACCAGCTCCAAAGGAGGAATTATTTCTCTTACCTACGGGCTTGCTAGACAACTGGCACCCCAAAAAATTACGGTAAATGCCATCTGCCCTGGAACTGTAGAGACAAAACTTTTACAAGCGTTTTCAGAAGAGGCTTTATCAAAATTAAGAGCTCAAGTTCCTCTTAGAAGAATTGGTAAAGTAGAAGACGTTTCCGCAGCTGCCTGTTATTTTGCTAGTGAGGAAGCCGAATTTGTAACGGGCGCTGTTCTTGATATAAACGGAGGCATGTTCATGGGATAATCCAGCCAGCTTTTTCCCTGAGAAGGGGGTTAAGGTCATAAATTTAATCATAACTAATTAAAGGAGGAAAAGAATGAAAAGTATTGAAAGAAGAAAAAAAACAATGAAGAGGGATTTCTTGTTAGTGGTGCTATTAGCGAGTCTAGTCCTTATGTCTTTTGTCGGTTGCGGGGGTAACGACAAAGCGGAAGTTGTGGTGCAAGACAGTCAGAAAGTGATTACAATTAAAACCGGCGGAACAGTTCCTGACTCGCATCCAATCAGTATTGGTATGTATGCATTTGGAGATGCATTAAAGGATCTGTCAGGAGGTCAGTTAAAGGGAGAGCACTTCTCCAACCTGGTGTTAGGCGGACAGCGTGACATTATAGAAATGGTGCAAAACGGATCTATCCAAGGCGCTGAGTGTTCAATCGCTGTTGTTGCAGGTTTCTCAGATAAAGTGACCATTACTAGTCTTCCTTTTCTCTTTCCTAGCAGAGAGGTTGCATATGAATTTATGGACGGTAAATACGGGCAGCAGTTAGCTGACCAAGTGGCCTCTGACTCAGGAATTCGATTCCTAGGATATATGGAAAATGGTATCAGAATGCTATCAAACAGCAAAAGATCGATAGAAACACCGGCAGATATGAAAGGTTTAAAATTCAGAGTAATGGAAAGCCCAATCTACATTAAAATGTTTGAAGCCTTTGGTGCTGCTGCTACGCCTATGTCTTTTGCTGAAGTATATACTGGGCTACAGCAGGGAACTGTTGATGGTCAGGATAATCCTTGGGCGTTGACCGTAGCAAATAAATTTTATGAAGTAAATGATTATGTAACGGATCTAGGTCATACTTTTGATTTTGCACCTCTTATGATCAACGAGGACTTCTATCAGGGGCTTACTGACGAGCAGAAGGGGTGGGTTGACGAAGCAGCAAAAGCTGCGGTTAAAGCAAATAGAGAAGCCTGTATTGCCGCCGACGATGCGAATATCGCAATATTGAAAGAAAATACCGAATATACTGAACTCACAGATGAACAAAGACAAGCCTTCAAAATCGCTGCCCAGCCGGTTTACGATTGGTATATATCCGAATATAATGACAAAGCCAGATTGACTGAATGGCAGGCAGAAATAGACAAAATAGCAAATAAATAATCAATAGGTCAAATTTATTAATGCGGTTTATCAAAATAAACCGCATGGTTATTAACATCGCAAGATCTTTTAGGGAGTGAAAATAAATGAAAATACTACGATTCTTAGATGAGAATTTTGAAAAATATATATGTGCCATTATTCTAGTACTGATGACGCTTATCATGTTCTATCAAATTATAAGTCGTTATCTTGGAGTTCCATTGGCATGGACAGAAGAAACAGCAAGATACATGTTTATTTGGTTAATCTATCTGTCGGCCGCCTATGCCGCAAAAATTGGTGCCCATATAAAAGTCGATATTTTATTATCCGTTTTCAAATCAAGGAAAATATTGCTTACATTGAGGATATTTTCCAATACCATATTCTTCATTTTTTCAGCGGTTGTTACTTATTTAATGTATGGACAAGTTACTAATATGCTTTTGAATACGCATCAACTATCAGCGACCGGAAACTGGCCGATGTGGATTCCTTACTCGTCCGTTTTAGTTGGGATGTTTTTGATATCTGTTCGCCTGATACAAAACTCGATAATGATTTTCAAGGAGCACAACAATAAGAATTTATCAACCGGCGCAAAAGTTGGTTCTGATTTTATTAAGGGGGGTGAATAGATATGACTGCAGCAATTGTATTGATCGGAAGCTTCTTCATACTTGTTATGCTTAACGTCCCGATCGCAATTTCAATAGGATTTTCCGTTTTAGTATATTTGTTTCTTGGGCTTGGCACGCTTCCGGTTTATTTTTTGGCCAC is drawn from Peptostreptococcaceae bacterium and contains these coding sequences:
- a CDS encoding SDR family oxidoreductase, whose product is MKGAEIMLTLNGRTAMITGGASGIGFAIATDFLKNGMRVALVDICQDAVMKAEKDLKEISLDVAGFECDISDNDSISSVIARIVERFKGIDVIVNCAGILSSESIQNTKRETWDKILSVNLSGTFFVTQQAIPHLEKSLNPRIINISSVAGRMGGFQTSLAYTSSKGGIISLTYGLARQLAPQKITVNAICPGTVETKLLQAFSEEALSKLRAQVPLRRIGKVEDVSAAACYFASEEAEFVTGAVLDINGGMFMG
- a CDS encoding TRAP transporter substrate-binding protein; protein product: MKSIERRKKTMKRDFLLVVLLASLVLMSFVGCGGNDKAEVVVQDSQKVITIKTGGTVPDSHPISIGMYAFGDALKDLSGGQLKGEHFSNLVLGGQRDIIEMVQNGSIQGAECSIAVVAGFSDKVTITSLPFLFPSREVAYEFMDGKYGQQLADQVASDSGIRFLGYMENGIRMLSNSKRSIETPADMKGLKFRVMESPIYIKMFEAFGAAATPMSFAEVYTGLQQGTVDGQDNPWALTVANKFYEVNDYVTDLGHTFDFAPLMINEDFYQGLTDEQKGWVDEAAKAAVKANREACIAADDANIAILKENTEYTELTDEQRQAFKIAAQPVYDWYISEYNDKARLTEWQAEIDKIANK
- a CDS encoding TRAP transporter small permease; the encoded protein is MKILRFLDENFEKYICAIILVLMTLIMFYQIISRYLGVPLAWTEETARYMFIWLIYLSAAYAAKIGAHIKVDILLSVFKSRKILLTLRIFSNTIFFIFSAVVTYLMYGQVTNMLLNTHQLSATGNWPMWIPYSSVLVGMFLISVRLIQNSIMIFKEHNNKNLSTGAKVGSDFIKGGE